From Actinoplanes oblitus, a single genomic window includes:
- a CDS encoding PspC domain-containing protein, with protein MIVTSPLKSRSLTRPRHDRWIAGVCAGLARRTGLSSGTVRLLFVLSCLLPGPQFIAYLILWVLMPNE; from the coding sequence ATGATCGTGACCAGCCCTCTGAAGTCGCGCAGCCTGACCCGCCCCCGCCACGACCGCTGGATCGCCGGCGTCTGCGCCGGTCTGGCCCGCCGCACCGGGCTGTCCTCCGGAACGGTCCGGCTGCTGTTCGTCCTGTCCTGCCTGCTCCCGGGCCCCCAGTTCATCGCCTACCTGATCCTCTGGGTCCTGATGCCCAACGAGTAA
- a CDS encoding type II toxin-antitoxin system VapB family antitoxin codes for MIFRAVRDGAPYPDHHTTLKAWAEIPPRPIRLADLITTKRELALDKLLAEDSTFYGDLFPHVVEYQGALYLEDGLHRALRAALQQRNQIHARVLVVEG; via the coding sequence GTGATCTTCAGAGCGGTCCGGGACGGAGCCCCGTACCCCGATCACCACACCACGCTGAAGGCGTGGGCGGAGATCCCGCCGCGGCCGATCCGGCTCGCCGACCTGATCACCACGAAACGGGAGCTGGCGCTGGACAAGCTGCTGGCCGAGGACTCGACGTTCTACGGGGACCTGTTCCCGCACGTGGTGGAGTACCAGGGCGCGCTGTACCTGGAGGATGGGCTGCACCGGGCGTTGCGGGCGGCGCTTCAGCAGCGGAACCAGATTCACGCGCGGGTTCTGGTCGTCGAGGGTTAG
- a CDS encoding DUF4230 domain-containing protein encodes MANSPDVEEPTTEYPAVPDGAEPVAPAVLPEHRPSFFARLLIFIGVVFALIVASCFGLRAMHVLPSFDNPFSDQTVDRSQPVLLQSMRDLHRYVAADGTFQVIVDLQQNKENIPDFLVNRRILFVGSGTVEAYVDFSALAGDALKVDNEKKTIELTLPPPQQSTAALDMAKSYVVEENRGLLTSIGDAFHADTDKQQRVYQMAQEKITEAARSSGLDQRAQQNTQLMLESLFVRLGYTSVKVNFTHP; translated from the coding sequence ATGGCCAACTCACCGGATGTCGAAGAGCCGACGACGGAGTATCCGGCCGTGCCCGATGGGGCCGAGCCGGTCGCCCCGGCCGTCCTCCCGGAGCACAGGCCGAGCTTCTTCGCCCGGCTGCTGATCTTCATCGGCGTCGTCTTCGCCCTGATCGTCGCGTCCTGCTTCGGGCTGCGCGCGATGCACGTGCTGCCCTCCTTCGACAACCCGTTCTCCGATCAGACCGTCGACCGCAGTCAGCCGGTGCTGCTGCAGTCCATGCGCGACCTGCATCGTTACGTGGCGGCCGACGGCACCTTCCAGGTGATCGTCGACCTCCAGCAGAACAAGGAGAACATTCCCGACTTCCTGGTCAACCGGCGGATCCTTTTCGTCGGCTCGGGCACTGTGGAGGCCTATGTCGACTTCAGCGCCCTCGCCGGGGACGCGCTCAAGGTCGACAACGAGAAGAAGACGATCGAGCTCACCCTTCCGCCGCCGCAGCAGTCGACGGCCGCCCTCGACATGGCGAAAAGCTACGTGGTCGAGGAGAACCGCGGCCTGCTGACCAGCATCGGTGACGCGTTCCACGCCGACACCGACAAGCAGCAGCGGGTCTACCAGATGGCCCAGGAGAAGATCACCGAGGCGGCCAGGTCGAGCGGGCTCGATCAGCGGGCGCAGCAGAACACCCAGCTGATGCTGGAGAGCCTGTTCGTCCGTCTGGGTTACACCTCGGTCAAGGTCAACTTCACCCATCCCTGA
- a CDS encoding nitroreductase family protein: MEFDEVIRRRRMVRGYDPARPVPPELVDKIVRHGLRAPSAGFSQGWSFLVLTDPDDRKLFWSVTSTGSTPEAGAWLARMSTAPLVIVALSNKSVYLDRYAESDKGWADRDESRWPVPYWDVDTGFAALLMHLTAVNEGLGSCFIGLPADRIDAFRSAFGVPGEFHPVGALTVGYRGTDKRSPSLKRGHRPVDDVVHHGRWASAVTVPQASGGA; encoded by the coding sequence ATGGAGTTCGACGAGGTGATCCGCCGGCGGCGGATGGTCCGCGGGTACGACCCCGCGCGGCCGGTGCCGCCGGAGCTGGTCGACAAGATTGTCCGGCATGGGCTACGGGCCCCGTCCGCCGGCTTTTCCCAGGGGTGGAGCTTCCTGGTCCTCACCGACCCCGACGACCGGAAGCTGTTCTGGTCGGTCACCTCCACCGGGTCGACTCCGGAGGCCGGCGCCTGGCTGGCGCGGATGAGCACCGCGCCGCTGGTCATCGTCGCCCTGTCCAACAAATCGGTTTATCTCGACCGGTACGCGGAATCAGACAAGGGCTGGGCGGACCGGGACGAGTCCCGCTGGCCGGTGCCGTACTGGGACGTGGACACCGGATTCGCCGCGCTGCTGATGCACCTGACCGCGGTGAACGAGGGGCTCGGCTCGTGCTTCATCGGGCTGCCCGCCGACCGGATCGACGCGTTCCGCTCGGCGTTCGGGGTGCCCGGCGAGTTCCACCCGGTCGGTGCGCTGACGGTCGGCTATCGGGGAACGGACAAGAGGTCACCGTCACTCAAGCGCGGTCACCGTCCGGTGGACGACGTGGTGCATCATGGCCGGTGGGCTTCGGCCGTGACGGTCCCTCAGGCGTCGGGTGGTGCCTGA
- a CDS encoding aldose 1-epimerase family protein produces MTETAAKSGVQWSIEADGRRAVLAEVGGTLRSFSSGGVELLDGFGPDEISPGSAGQTLAPWPNRIRDGQYTFEGTTYQLPLTEPARHNAIHGLVNWSRWRATEHTASAVTLEYDLPPQVGYPWALTLRTRWSVSAEGLRCVQEVVNTSDANAPWGYSVHPYLRLPGVTVDNTVLQVPAKTRILADARLLPIGAVKVAGSEFDYAEPRRIGTAILDTTFGDIDFGADGLTEVVLADANSDAKIVFWADDKFKYWQVFTGDTLHGERHRRSVAIEPMTCPPDAFRSGRDLVTLAPGETWTTAWGIRA; encoded by the coding sequence ATGACAGAGACAGCCGCGAAATCCGGGGTCCAGTGGTCGATCGAGGCGGACGGTCGCCGCGCCGTTCTCGCCGAGGTCGGTGGCACGCTGCGTAGCTTCTCGTCCGGCGGGGTGGAGCTGCTCGACGGCTTCGGTCCGGACGAGATCTCCCCGGGTTCCGCCGGCCAGACTCTCGCGCCGTGGCCGAACCGGATCCGGGACGGGCAGTACACGTTCGAGGGGACGACGTACCAGCTGCCGCTCACCGAGCCGGCCCGGCACAACGCCATCCACGGCCTGGTGAACTGGTCCCGCTGGCGGGCCACCGAGCACACCGCCTCCGCTGTCACCCTGGAGTACGACCTGCCGCCCCAGGTCGGTTACCCGTGGGCGCTCACCCTGCGGACCCGCTGGTCGGTCTCCGCCGAGGGACTGCGCTGCGTGCAGGAGGTGGTGAACACCAGCGACGCGAACGCGCCGTGGGGGTACTCGGTGCACCCGTACCTGCGGCTGCCCGGCGTCACCGTGGACAACACCGTTCTTCAGGTGCCGGCGAAAACCCGGATCCTGGCCGACGCCCGGCTGCTCCCGATCGGCGCGGTGAAGGTGGCCGGCAGCGAGTTCGACTACGCCGAGCCCCGCCGGATCGGGACGGCGATCCTGGACACCACGTTCGGCGACATCGATTTCGGCGCCGACGGGCTCACCGAGGTGGTGCTCGCCGACGCGAACTCGGACGCGAAAATCGTCTTCTGGGCCGACGACAAGTTCAAGTACTGGCAGGTCTTCACCGGCGACACCCTGCACGGCGAGCGGCACCGCCGGTCGGTCGCGATCGAGCCGATGACCTGCCCGCCGGACGCGTTCCGCTCGGGCCGGGACCTGGTCACGCTGGCCCCGGGCGAGACCTGGACCACCGCGTGGGGGATCCGCGCCTGA